DNA from Flavobacterium aestivum:
CCTAACTGCCACCATTTTTTCATCTTTACTTTATTAAAAATGAGTGCATTATTGGTTAATTTGGTCGGTGTGTAATATAAATTGAGTTTTACGTTTTTATTTTTTGCAGCGAGTTTACCGTTCAACAAATCAAGTTTTCCAACTTGATCCAACGTAAATAAAAACAAATCGATTAATAACGAAAAAGGATTTTTCCCTAAGATAGTTCTTGTAATGCTAATTTCGGTTTCTAAGATAATAACATCAATTTCTGTAGCTCCGCGATTAATCGCTTCCCTAATTGGAATTAAACTGGAAAATCCGCCATCGCCATATTCGCAACGATCTTTTTTGACGATGCTCATAAACGGAATATAATTACTCGATATCCAAATCCAGTCACAAAACTCCTCGTAAGTACAATTTTTTACCGACTTATATTCAGCTTCATTTTTAGAGATATTCGTAACCGTTACCACCACATCTTTTGCTAACGACTGTAAATGATGAAATTCTGAAACTGAAATACTGGCTTTAATAAATTCCCGTAATTTTCGGCTTTCTCCAAAAGTTCTTTTGCCTCTAAAAAATTGCCGAACCACGTTGAAATGGTTGATGGTTATATATTCTACGCCTTTTTTCTTTTTGATAATAAATGGATTGATATCAAATATCTTATCCATATCAACACTTGTATAAATGGAATGAAGCTTATCTATATTCCCTAAAGCAAGATGAGGAATCAATAAACTCCCTGTCGAAGTCCCAATAAACAGATCATAGGAATGCCCTTTGTTTTGCAGTAAATACTGGGCAACTCCCCCTGCAAATGCACCTTTACTTCCACCACCAGAAATGACTAATGCTCGCATGTAAAATAAGCTCTAAGATTCTGAGTTACTAAGGTACTAAGTTTTTTTTGAAAGTTTATATGATTCTCAGAAACTAAGCTATTGAGTTTATTATTAAAACTATGTTTAGCCGCTTAGAAACTTAGTTCCTCAGCAACTTAAATCAATCTCTATTCCTTTAACAATCTATCCAATTGAAATTGTTCTTTTTCGTTTAAACTAGGCAATATGGTTTGGAAAGCAGTCCTGATTTCTGGAGTTTTTAATAAAATACGAATGTTCTCTCTACCAAATTTTGAAAATTGCCACATATGATGCGTTGTGGCATTGACTAAATTCTTTAAAACATCTTCGTTGATAACGTTAAAATTGATTAGATATTCTAAAGCATTTTGTCGTGTTGTGGCCTCATATTTAGGAGAAGAGTAATTAACTAACTCTTGAAGATACGTTTCTTTGTTGGTTAAGTATTCAGGTGTTGAAGCTGCTAAAGACAACCACAGAATTCGAAGATTAAAATCATTAAATCCCATCCAATCTTTTGATTTTTCTAAATAATCGACTCTTTTATTTTGAAAACTATTCCATAAATAATACAGAGCAGATTCCTGTGTTTGATAGGATTTATCATTCAGTAATGTTTCATACTCGGTTCTGAATTCTTCGGGTATTTTTTGAAGTGTATTTGCTACAGCCTGACGAACCTGAAGATTTTGAGTTTGTAGCGCCAATCGCAATAACTGTTTTTTATCTTCAAATTTCTCTTTCATGAGCTGACTAACAATAGACACTTTTACTGTAAAATAAACATCAGATTGTAGTGTTTTTTCGAAGAAGGCATATTTTTCCGAAAGTGGTTTATTCCTTAGTTTAGCAACTTCAAGCTGAATCTTCATTGCATTATTTTTCATCAATAAACTATTGGCTTCCTCAGTATTAAACACAGGTGTTTCAAGCCACACTTTACTAAAAGTCTCTAAATCATAATCCGACACTTTCTTGATTTCGTCAAAGAAATTTTGCGTTGTCACATTTTGATAAGCATATTTTTTAAGATAGTTTTTTACCGCTTTCCTAAAAGCTTTCTCCCCTATTCCTTCTCTTAAAACATGCAGAGCCCAAGCTCCTTTTTGATAAAAAGATAAAGAACTTGCTTTGGTATTTAAAACCGGAATTGTATCCGTTTTGGAGGCTTGCTTGAGTTGCATTGACGATTCATATAGTTTGGAATAAAAATAATCGTCACCATAGATAGATCTCTCCGCCAGTAATGCATAATAGGTTGCAAAGCCTTCTTGTAACCAGTGGTCTTTCCCACTTTGAGCAGTGATTAAATCTCCAAACCATTGGTGCGCCAGTTCGTGGGCATTGACATTGGTATAACTGCGATCTTCAAAACCAATAGCATCCACCACATAACGTGTTGTGAATAATGTTGTGCTAGTGTTCTCCATACCTGCATACAAAAACTCTGAAACAGGGATTTGTCTATAGATTTTCCAAGGATATTTCACTCCTATTTCTTTTTCCAAATAATTAAAAATTTCTTTAGAATAACGATAGGTTGGTTCTCGTCTAGAAACATCCTTCGGATCGATATACATTTCTAATGAAACTCCTGATTTTGCATTTGCTATGCTTTTATCAAATCTTCCAATAGCAACCATTAATAAGTAGGAACTCATTGGTTTTTCCATTTGATAACTCCAAAGGGTTACATTGTTATTCCCTGCTTTGTTTTTTAAAACGCCATTTGACAACACCTGATATTTAGAATCAAAAGCAACATCCATATTAAAAATTACTTTCTCATTGACATCATCAAAACTCGGAAACCAATGACTGGTGTATTTTCCTTGCCCTTGTGTCCAAATCTGTAAATTATTTGTGGCTTCAGATCCCACAAAATACATAGTTTGCTTAGGCTTGGCTTCGTATCTAAACTGAATGGAATTTTTGCCTTTTTGAAACCGATATATCAAAAGCAATTCTTTTCCGTTGGTTTGAAATGGAATATTTTTTTGATTCAACTCCACTTCAGAGAATATCATATTTTGTGCATCAATTTTGATGGTATCAATAGGTTTCAATACCTCAAACGTGTAGTTTACTAACCCTGTAATGCTTTTGTTATTTAGATTTATAGTAATTTGACCATAAACGGTTTTAAAATCTACTGATTTTGTTTGTTGTGCTAATACAATTGTGGATAAAAACAGGAAAATGTATTTCATTTAAATTAAAATTGACGCTTAAGTTATTCAAAGTTACAAAGGTTTGACCAACAAATCGAACTTAATTTGTAAGTTTACTTCCAGAATAATCTAACCTATTACCATTGAAGAAGAAAGCCCTTTTTAATTGGAGCAGCGGAAAAGATTCTGCTTTAGCTCTTTATAAAATACTACAAGACGAAGAATATGAAATTAGCTGTTTATTAACGAGTGTCAATCATCAGTTTCAGCGTATTTCTATGCATGGCGTTCGGGTTGAATTACTAGAACAACAAGCTAAAAGCATTGGATTACCACTAGAGATCATGCAAATTCCAGAAATGCCAACGATGGAAGTCTATGAGTCCGTTATGCAAACTACCCTCACCAAATTAAAAGAGCAAGGAATTACACATTCTGTTTTTGGAGATATTTTTCTGGAAGATTTACGAAAATACAGAGAAAATAAATTGTCCGAAATGGGTTTTGAAGGCGTGTTCCCGCTCTGGAAAATACCTACTCATGATTTAATTCAAGAATTTATTGCATTAGGATTCAAAACCATTGTGGTTTGTGTTAACGAAAGATTTTTGGATAAAAGTTTCGTTGGTCGAGTGATTGATCAAGACTTCATTAATGATTTACCAGAAAATGTAGATGTCTGCGGTGAGAATGGGGAATTTCACACCTTTGCTTTTGACGGACCTATTTTCTCCAAACCAATTGAATTTGAAATTGGTGAAGTTGTTTATCGCAAATATGAAAAACCAAAAGAAGAAGATTCCTCAGATACGGCTTGTGATACTTCGGCATCGGATGCTTTTGATTATGGTTTTTGGTATTGTGATTTGGTGGTAAAATAAACTTATCGCAGAAGATGAATTAACCTTTAATAAATTATTATGATAACCAAAAACGATAATGAAGCATTAGAAAAAGTTTTGTTTTTTTTGAATACTATCGGAATTGATATTATCGAAAAAAAGTTGGACGAAACTACCTTTTTACCGGGATTATGCCTAGGAGCAAATTGCATTTATATCGATTTTGAAAAGTTATTATATCCAGGCGATATTTTACACGAAGCTGGACATTTAGCAGTTACAACCTCATCAGAAAGGAAACTGGTTGGGACAGAAGAAATGCCAAAAGACTGGCCAACTCAGGGCGATGAGATTGGTGCCATTTTATGGTCGTATGCAGCCATTTGTCATTTAGAATTGCCTCTGGAATTTGTTTTTCATCCCAATGGATATAAAAATAATTCAGATTGGTTTATTTCAAATTTTAGCAGCGGGAATCATATCGGTTTGCCTTTTCTGGAATGGGCTGGACTTACTTTGAGTGAAAACAGAGCAGCAATTGAAGGAAAAAAAGCTTTTCCTATAATGCAAAAATGGTTAAGAGACTAAGTTATGGAAGAGCTAATACGCACAATAAAATTCCCTATTGTTTTTGATACAGAACGTTTGAAAGCTGATGTTCAAAAAGTATTGAAACAAAATTGGGTTGATCATTACAACACCAATGATTATTCAGGCAAATGGACTTCTATAGCCCTGATGTCACAAGGAGGAAAATCGGATGCTATATATGCTTTACCAAATAATAATGAACCCATTATAAATACAGAGGTTCTGGATTCTTGTGATTATTTTAAAGCCATTCTAGATGGTTTTTTATTCGAAAAAACTGCAGTACGCTTGTTACAATTAGCCGTTGGGGCGGAAATAAAACCTCACAGTGATCATTGCTTGGGATATGAAGATGGTTCTTTTAGATTGCATATCCCAATTATTACCAATAGTGAAGTAGAGTTTATTTTGGATGGCAATCGTATTATAATGAATGAAGGTGAATGCTGGTATATTGATGCAAATTTTATACATTCTGTAGCGAATCGGGGAACAAATGACCGCATACATTTGGTTATCGACGGTATTCGGAATGATTGGACAGATCAACTCTTTTTTGCGGAAGCCCACCCTGATCAATTCATAAGACCAAAACCTATGATGAGTGATGAACAAAAACAACTCATAATAGCTGAGTTACAACGTATGGGCTCAGTCGTGGCTAATGATCTAATTAAAGAGATTAAATAAATTATTCTGAAGCATTATTTTTTTCGATTACCACATTTTCAAGAACTAAAATATCCAATGCTGAAATTCCAAATAAGTACAGAGCCTCCTCTGGAGTTTCTACTATTGGCATTCCTTTTTTGTTCAAACTCGTATTGAGCAATACGGCTATACCACTTTGTTTTTCAAATTCTTTTAACAATTTAGCAAATCTTGGATTCCAGTTTTCCTCAACAGTTTGCACTCGAGCTGATCCATCGCAATGCGTTACATTACACAATTGTTCGAGATATTCGGCACGGGTTTTATCAACCAATATCATATAAGGGCTATTTCTGCCGGATTCAAAATAATGTGTAACTTTTTCTTTTAAAACTGCTGGAGCAAATGGACGAAAATCTTCCCTAAACTTGATATTTCTATTAATATGAGCTTTCATTCCCTGTATTCCGGGATGCGCCAAAATACTTCTTCTTCCTAACGAACGAGGTCCAAATTCTGAACCTGATTGAAACCAAGCTATTGTTTTACCTTCGTTTAACTTTTTGGCACAGTATAAAATTAAACTCTCCTCACTTTCAAATTTCTTTTGAGTATAGTTTTCATTAGATTCTTTATCGAGTGCTTCATCTATCAGTTCTTCATTGTATTGCTTGCCAAAACAAGTACTTCCATCGTGAGTTACCTTTGGCATTTTTAAATATTCAAGCCAGCCGTAATAAGCACAGCCCAATGCTAGCCCATTATCACCAGCGGCTGGTTCGAAATAAATATTCTGAACTATTTTGGTATCTTCAAGTTTAGCATTAGCAACTGCATTAAGAGCAACGCCACCTGTATAACATAAATTTTTATGTGGAAATCGTTCCAATCGATTAGCAATACAACTAATAACTGCTTTTTCTACTTGCTCTTGCGCCCATTTTGCAACATTGGCATAATAGGAAAAGTGTTCTTTAAAATAATCATACCCTTTTGATGGATTCCTAAAGTGTTTTTTCCAACTATCCTTAACCAATAAACTACCGGATTGAAATTCAAAAGCATCAAAATTAAAATCCTTTGCATCTCCAAATGGAGCAAGTCCCATTAATTTACCCACATCGTCCATATCTCCAAATACATACAAACTTATTGCTGCATAAAAACCACCTATGGAATGT
Protein-coding regions in this window:
- a CDS encoding patatin-like phospholipase family protein, translated to MRALVISGGGSKGAFAGGVAQYLLQNKGHSYDLFIGTSTGSLLIPHLALGNIDKLHSIYTSVDMDKIFDINPFIIKKKKGVEYITINHFNVVRQFFRGKRTFGESRKLREFIKASISVSEFHHLQSLAKDVVVTVTNISKNEAEYKSVKNCTYEEFCDWIWISSNYIPFMSIVKKDRCEYGDGGFSSLIPIREAINRGATEIDVIILETEISITRTILGKNPFSLLIDLFLFTLDQVGKLDLLNGKLAAKNKNVKLNLYYTPTKLTNNALIFNKVKMKKWWQLGFIYAQNKSEIMSEIR
- a CDS encoding M1 family metallopeptidase, whose amino-acid sequence is MKYIFLFLSTIVLAQQTKSVDFKTVYGQITINLNNKSITGLVNYTFEVLKPIDTIKIDAQNMIFSEVELNQKNIPFQTNGKELLLIYRFQKGKNSIQFRYEAKPKQTMYFVGSEATNNLQIWTQGQGKYTSHWFPSFDDVNEKVIFNMDVAFDSKYQVLSNGVLKNKAGNNNVTLWSYQMEKPMSSYLLMVAIGRFDKSIANAKSGVSLEMYIDPKDVSRREPTYRYSKEIFNYLEKEIGVKYPWKIYRQIPVSEFLYAGMENTSTTLFTTRYVVDAIGFEDRSYTNVNAHELAHQWFGDLITAQSGKDHWLQEGFATYYALLAERSIYGDDYFYSKLYESSMQLKQASKTDTIPVLNTKASSLSFYQKGAWALHVLREGIGEKAFRKAVKNYLKKYAYQNVTTQNFFDEIKKVSDYDLETFSKVWLETPVFNTEEANSLLMKNNAMKIQLEVAKLRNKPLSEKYAFFEKTLQSDVYFTVKVSIVSQLMKEKFEDKKQLLRLALQTQNLQVRQAVANTLQKIPEEFRTEYETLLNDKSYQTQESALYYLWNSFQNKRVDYLEKSKDWMGFNDFNLRILWLSLAASTPEYLTNKETYLQELVNYSSPKYEATTRQNALEYLINFNVINEDVLKNLVNATTHHMWQFSKFGRENIRILLKTPEIRTAFQTILPSLNEKEQFQLDRLLKE
- a CDS encoding diphthine--ammonia ligase; this translates as MKKKALFNWSSGKDSALALYKILQDEEYEISCLLTSVNHQFQRISMHGVRVELLEQQAKSIGLPLEIMQIPEMPTMEVYESVMQTTLTKLKEQGITHSVFGDIFLEDLRKYRENKLSEMGFEGVFPLWKIPTHDLIQEFIALGFKTIVVCVNERFLDKSFVGRVIDQDFINDLPENVDVCGENGEFHTFAFDGPIFSKPIEFEIGEVVYRKYEKPKEEDSSDTACDTSASDAFDYGFWYCDLVVK
- a CDS encoding aspartyl/asparaginyl beta-hydroxylase domain-containing protein translates to MEELIRTIKFPIVFDTERLKADVQKVLKQNWVDHYNTNDYSGKWTSIALMSQGGKSDAIYALPNNNEPIINTEVLDSCDYFKAILDGFLFEKTAVRLLQLAVGAEIKPHSDHCLGYEDGSFRLHIPIITNSEVEFILDGNRIIMNEGECWYIDANFIHSVANRGTNDRIHLVIDGIRNDWTDQLFFAEAHPDQFIRPKPMMSDEQKQLIIAELQRMGSVVANDLIKEIK
- a CDS encoding carbamoyltransferase family protein is translated as MTPPIYVLGTGLSHNGSAVLLKNGRVCVGIEKERISRKKHDGGNDNLAIQYCLDAEGIVLSDVALVVQCANFDIPDRNQFKGERIFARTNEPEIVNISHHLAHAYSAVGTSPFSECAVMVIDGCGSPLHQFLSMHPEQERYIDPSFLNESQMICEKDSFYHFDGQKLTPLLKDFSKMSDAAVSELKLPTTQHSIGGFYAAISLYVFGDMDDVGKLMGLAPFGDAKDFNFDAFEFQSGSLLVKDSWKKHFRNPSKGYDYFKEHFSYYANVAKWAQEQVEKAVISCIANRLERFPHKNLCYTGGVALNAVANAKLEDTKIVQNIYFEPAAGDNGLALGCAYYGWLEYLKMPKVTHDGSTCFGKQYNEELIDEALDKESNENYTQKKFESEESLILYCAKKLNEGKTIAWFQSGSEFGPRSLGRRSILAHPGIQGMKAHINRNIKFREDFRPFAPAVLKEKVTHYFESGRNSPYMILVDKTRAEYLEQLCNVTHCDGSARVQTVEENWNPRFAKLLKEFEKQSGIAVLLNTSLNKKGMPIVETPEEALYLFGISALDILVLENVVIEKNNASE